The proteins below come from a single Diceros bicornis minor isolate mBicDic1 chromosome 3, mDicBic1.mat.cur, whole genome shotgun sequence genomic window:
- the HBP1 gene encoding HMG box-containing protein 1 isoform X1: MATGLSEHHNMVWEVKTNQMPNAVQKLLLVMDKRTSGMNDSLELLQCNENLPSSPGYNSCDEHMELDDLPELQAVQSDPTQSAIYQLSSDVSHQEYPRPSWNQNTSDISENTYSENEVDWLTELANIATSPQSPLMQCSFYNRSSPVHIIATSKSLHSYARPPPVSSSKSEPAFPHHHWKEETPVRHERANSESESGIFCMSSLSDDDDLGWCNSWPSTAWHCFLKGTRLCFHKGSNKEWQDVEDFARTEGCDNEEDLQMGTHKGYGSDGLKLLSHEESVSFGESVLKLTFDPGTVEDGLLTVECKLDHPFYVKNKGWSSFYPSLTVVQHGIPCCEIHIGDVCLPPGHPDAINFDDSGVFDTFKSYDFTPMDSSAVYVLSSMARQRRASLTCGGPGGQDFARSGLSKNCGSPGSSQLSPNSLYAKAVKNHSSGTVSATSPNKCKRPMNAFMLFAKKYRVEYTQMYPGKDNRAISVILGDRWKKMKNEERRMYTLEAKALAEEQKRLNPDCWKRKRTNSGSQQH; this comes from the exons ATGGCGACGGGTTTG tcgGAGCACCATAACATGGTGTGGGAAGTGAAGACAAATCAGATGCCTAATGCAGTACAGAAACTCCTGCTGGTGATGGACAAGAGAACTTCAGGAATGAATGACTCATTGGAGTTGCTGCAGTGTAATGAAAATTTGCCATCCTCACCTGGATACAACTCCTGTGATGAGCACATGGAGCTTG atgaccttCCTGAACTTCAGGCTGTTCAGAGTGATCCTACCCAATCTGCCATATACCAGCTAAGTTCAGATGTTTCACATCAAGAATATCCAAGACCATCTTGGAACCAAAATACCTCAGACATATCAGAAAATACTTACAGTGAAAATGAGGTGGATTGGCTAACAGAATTAGCAAATATCGCCACCAGTCCACAAAGTCCACTTATGCAGTGCTCATTTTACAACAG ATCATCTCCTGTACACATCATAGCTACTAGCAAAAGTTTACATTCCTATGCACGCCCTCCACCAGTGTCCTCTTCTAAGAGCGAGCCAGCCTTCCCTCATCAccactggaaggaggaaacaccaGTCAGACATGAAAGG gCAAATAGTGAGTCagaatctggcattttctgcatGTCCTCCCTCTCAGATGATGATGACTTGGGATGGTGCAATTCCTGGCCTTCAACTGCTTGGCACTGTTTTTTGAAAG GCACACGACTGTGCTTTCATAAGGGAAGCAATAAAGAATGGCAGGATGTTGAAGATTTTGCTAGAACTGAAGGCTGTGATAATGAGGAAGATCTCCAAATGGGCACTCACAag GGCTATGGTTCTGATGGTCTAAAGTTGTTATCACATGAAGAAAGTGTATCATTTGGCGAGTCTGTACTGAAGTTGACTTTTGATCCTGGTACAGTAGAAGATGGTTTACTTACTGTAGAGTGTAAGCTGGACCACCCTTTCtatgttaaaaataaag GTTGGTCATCGTTTTATCCAAGCTTGACTGTGGTACAGCATGGCATTCCATGTTGTGAAATTCATATTGGTGATGTATGTCTACCTCCTGGACACCCCGATGCCATTAATTTTGATGATTCAGGTGTTTTTGATACATTTAAAAG ctatGACTTCACGCCTATGGATTCTTCTGCAGTCTATGTGCTAAGTAGTATGGCTCGTCAGCGTCGTGCATCTTTGACTTGTGGAGGACCTGGAGGTCAAGACTTTGCAAGATCTGGACTCAGTAAAAACTGTGGCTCACCTGGATCATCACAGCTCTCTCCCAATTCTTTGTATGCTAAAGCTGTCAAAAACCACAGCTCAGGGACTGTGAGTGCCACTTCTCCTAACAAGTGCAAAAGACCAATGAATGCCTTCATGCTTTTTGCCAAAAAATACAGAGTTGAATATACTCAGATGTATCCAGGGAAAGATAACAG agCCATAAGTGTGATCCTTGGTGACAGgtggaagaaaatgaagaatgaagagAGAAGGATGTATACATTAGAAGCAAAGGCTTTGGCTGAAGAACAAAAACGTTTAAATCCTGACtgttggaaaaggaaaagaaccaaTTCA GGCTCACAACAACATTAA
- the HBP1 gene encoding HMG box-containing protein 1 isoform X2: MVWEVKTNQMPNAVQKLLLVMDKRTSGMNDSLELLQCNENLPSSPGYNSCDEHMELDDLPELQAVQSDPTQSAIYQLSSDVSHQEYPRPSWNQNTSDISENTYSENEVDWLTELANIATSPQSPLMQCSFYNRSSPVHIIATSKSLHSYARPPPVSSSKSEPAFPHHHWKEETPVRHERANSESESGIFCMSSLSDDDDLGWCNSWPSTAWHCFLKGTRLCFHKGSNKEWQDVEDFARTEGCDNEEDLQMGTHKGYGSDGLKLLSHEESVSFGESVLKLTFDPGTVEDGLLTVECKLDHPFYVKNKGWSSFYPSLTVVQHGIPCCEIHIGDVCLPPGHPDAINFDDSGVFDTFKSYDFTPMDSSAVYVLSSMARQRRASLTCGGPGGQDFARSGLSKNCGSPGSSQLSPNSLYAKAVKNHSSGTVSATSPNKCKRPMNAFMLFAKKYRVEYTQMYPGKDNRAISVILGDRWKKMKNEERRMYTLEAKALAEEQKRLNPDCWKRKRTNSGSQQH; this comes from the exons ATGGTGTGGGAAGTGAAGACAAATCAGATGCCTAATGCAGTACAGAAACTCCTGCTGGTGATGGACAAGAGAACTTCAGGAATGAATGACTCATTGGAGTTGCTGCAGTGTAATGAAAATTTGCCATCCTCACCTGGATACAACTCCTGTGATGAGCACATGGAGCTTG atgaccttCCTGAACTTCAGGCTGTTCAGAGTGATCCTACCCAATCTGCCATATACCAGCTAAGTTCAGATGTTTCACATCAAGAATATCCAAGACCATCTTGGAACCAAAATACCTCAGACATATCAGAAAATACTTACAGTGAAAATGAGGTGGATTGGCTAACAGAATTAGCAAATATCGCCACCAGTCCACAAAGTCCACTTATGCAGTGCTCATTTTACAACAG ATCATCTCCTGTACACATCATAGCTACTAGCAAAAGTTTACATTCCTATGCACGCCCTCCACCAGTGTCCTCTTCTAAGAGCGAGCCAGCCTTCCCTCATCAccactggaaggaggaaacaccaGTCAGACATGAAAGG gCAAATAGTGAGTCagaatctggcattttctgcatGTCCTCCCTCTCAGATGATGATGACTTGGGATGGTGCAATTCCTGGCCTTCAACTGCTTGGCACTGTTTTTTGAAAG GCACACGACTGTGCTTTCATAAGGGAAGCAATAAAGAATGGCAGGATGTTGAAGATTTTGCTAGAACTGAAGGCTGTGATAATGAGGAAGATCTCCAAATGGGCACTCACAag GGCTATGGTTCTGATGGTCTAAAGTTGTTATCACATGAAGAAAGTGTATCATTTGGCGAGTCTGTACTGAAGTTGACTTTTGATCCTGGTACAGTAGAAGATGGTTTACTTACTGTAGAGTGTAAGCTGGACCACCCTTTCtatgttaaaaataaag GTTGGTCATCGTTTTATCCAAGCTTGACTGTGGTACAGCATGGCATTCCATGTTGTGAAATTCATATTGGTGATGTATGTCTACCTCCTGGACACCCCGATGCCATTAATTTTGATGATTCAGGTGTTTTTGATACATTTAAAAG ctatGACTTCACGCCTATGGATTCTTCTGCAGTCTATGTGCTAAGTAGTATGGCTCGTCAGCGTCGTGCATCTTTGACTTGTGGAGGACCTGGAGGTCAAGACTTTGCAAGATCTGGACTCAGTAAAAACTGTGGCTCACCTGGATCATCACAGCTCTCTCCCAATTCTTTGTATGCTAAAGCTGTCAAAAACCACAGCTCAGGGACTGTGAGTGCCACTTCTCCTAACAAGTGCAAAAGACCAATGAATGCCTTCATGCTTTTTGCCAAAAAATACAGAGTTGAATATACTCAGATGTATCCAGGGAAAGATAACAG agCCATAAGTGTGATCCTTGGTGACAGgtggaagaaaatgaagaatgaagagAGAAGGATGTATACATTAGAAGCAAAGGCTTTGGCTGAAGAACAAAAACGTTTAAATCCTGACtgttggaaaaggaaaagaaccaaTTCA GGCTCACAACAACATTAA